In Ancalomicrobiaceae bacterium S20, the following proteins share a genomic window:
- a CDS encoding dihydrofolate reductase, with protein MADVRSICAIGKRGQLGLHGVLPWEGNTDPDFVADVARFFDITRGHVIVTGPRTYASFPKWAFLDRTIVEIRSHMTPEQVLAPFHDRVVYIGGGPSVWTAYAHLIRHWDINRLPYDGDADTWFDPAWLVAAGPA; from the coding sequence ATGGCGGACGTGCGCAGCATCTGTGCGATCGGCAAGCGCGGGCAGCTCGGCCTGCACGGCGTGCTGCCCTGGGAGGGCAATACCGATCCGGACTTCGTTGCCGATGTCGCGCGCTTCTTCGACATCACCCGCGGCCACGTGATCGTCACCGGCCCGCGCACCTATGCGTCGTTTCCGAAATGGGCGTTCCTCGATCGCACCATCGTCGAGATCCGCTCGCACATGACACCCGAACAGGTGCTGGCGCCGTTCCATGATCGCGTCGTCTATATCGGCGGCGGCCCGTCGGTCTGGACCGCCTATGCGCATCTGATCCGGCACTGGGACATCAATCGCCTGCCCTATGACGGCGACGCCGACACCTGGTTCGATCCGGCCTGGCTGGTCGCCGCCGGCCCCGCCTGA
- a CDS encoding AI-2E family transporter produces MREEPERAARASGESGAIGEAAYVRRVLITLGLVALALFLWEVRHALLLTFTAGVLAVLIGAAVGPIHRTTGLARPHAVALVVVSVLALLVLVGSLVGTQVGVQVRALATAVPERLDAIGQRYGLDLAHAGNSQSGGLGQIYETVVGPMTTFGLGAATALTEAVLVLIGAAYLAIAPEVYVSGAVKLFPKAQQERAAATILACGNALRLWALAQGIAMVLIGIMAGFGAWAIDLPAPIAIGLFAGLTEFVPVLGPIAGAVPPLLLALGQGLEPAAWTLALFVAIQQVESNVITPLLQKRMVSIPPALQLFAVIAFGLVFGTLGLLVAAPLTVVVYVAVQKLYVRETLGVPVVVAGQEGEGQKGTDGEEPDADRAGQAPARAASRARRWPSAARRRRAAPRRCGP; encoded by the coding sequence ATGAGGGAGGAGCCGGAGCGGGCGGCGCGCGCGTCCGGCGAGAGCGGCGCCATCGGCGAGGCGGCCTATGTCCGGCGTGTGCTGATCACGCTCGGGCTCGTCGCCTTGGCCTTGTTTCTCTGGGAGGTGCGGCATGCGCTGCTGCTCACCTTCACGGCCGGGGTGCTCGCCGTACTGATCGGCGCGGCGGTCGGGCCGATCCATCGCACGACCGGGCTCGCTCGCCCCCACGCCGTGGCGCTCGTCGTCGTGTCGGTGCTGGCGCTGCTCGTGCTGGTCGGCTCGCTGGTCGGCACGCAGGTGGGGGTGCAGGTCCGGGCGCTGGCGACGGCGGTGCCGGAGCGGCTCGACGCGATCGGGCAGCGCTACGGTCTCGATCTCGCCCATGCCGGCAACAGTCAGAGCGGCGGGCTCGGGCAGATCTACGAGACCGTGGTCGGCCCGATGACGACCTTCGGCCTCGGGGCCGCGACAGCGCTGACCGAGGCCGTGCTGGTCCTGATCGGCGCGGCCTATCTGGCGATCGCGCCGGAGGTCTATGTCTCCGGTGCGGTGAAGCTGTTTCCGAAGGCGCAGCAGGAACGGGCGGCAGCAACCATCCTCGCCTGCGGCAATGCGCTCAGGCTCTGGGCCCTGGCGCAGGGCATCGCCATGGTCCTGATCGGCATCATGGCCGGGTTCGGCGCCTGGGCGATCGACCTCCCCGCGCCGATCGCGATCGGGCTCTTCGCCGGACTGACGGAATTCGTGCCGGTGCTCGGGCCGATCGCCGGTGCGGTGCCGCCGCTCCTGCTGGCGCTCGGCCAGGGGCTCGAGCCGGCGGCCTGGACGCTGGCGCTGTTCGTCGCGATCCAGCAGGTCGAATCGAACGTGATCACGCCACTCCTGCAGAAGCGCATGGTCTCGATCCCGCCGGCGCTGCAGCTCTTCGCGGTCATCGCCTTCGGTCTCGTGTTCGGCACGCTCGGCCTGCTCGTCGCCGCACCGTTGACCGTGGTCGTCTATGTGGCGGTCCAGAAGCTCTATGTGCGCGAGACGCTCGGGGTGCCGGTGGTGGTGGCAGGGCAAGAAGGCGAGGGGCAGAAGGGAACGGACGGCGAGGAGCCGGACGCGGATCGCGCGGGGCAGGCGCCGGCCCGCGCGGCGAGCAGGGCTAGGCGATGGCCGTCGGCGGCGCGCCGGCGGCGAGCAGCGCCTCGTCGCTGCGGTCCTTGA
- the eutC gene encoding ethanolamine ammonia-lyase subunit EutC → MPSAACCRRPRSARHERRPLDPWALLKARTVARIGLGRAGASIATADHLAFQAAHAAARDAVLSRLDVEALTGALEAAGVATTVLASGATDRTTYLARPDLGRSLDPAAAAALAGAAGERPDVAVAVFGGLSAAGIGLHAAELVAGLITDFRAAGLKTASVPVVEFGRVALGDAIGERLGARLVVVIVGERPGLTSADAIGAYVTFRPRVGLTDADRNCVSNIRPAGMPLDEARRRIGWLAREALRLELTGTGLKDRSDEALLAAGAPPTAIA, encoded by the coding sequence ATGCCTTCCGCCGCCTGCTGCCGGCGCCCTCGGAGCGCGCGGCATGAGCGGCGCCCTCTCGATCCCTGGGCGCTGCTGAAAGCGCGCACCGTCGCCCGCATCGGCCTCGGCCGCGCCGGCGCCAGCATCGCCACCGCCGATCACCTCGCCTTCCAGGCCGCCCACGCCGCCGCCCGCGACGCCGTGCTATCGCGGCTCGACGTCGAGGCGCTGACGGGAGCGCTGGAGGCGGCCGGCGTAGCGACGACGGTGCTCGCCAGCGGCGCGACCGACCGCACGACCTATCTCGCCCGCCCCGACCTCGGCCGCAGCCTCGATCCCGCCGCGGCCGCGGCACTCGCCGGTGCCGCCGGCGAACGCCCGGACGTCGCCGTCGCGGTCTTCGGCGGCCTGTCCGCCGCCGGCATCGGCTTGCACGCGGCCGAACTGGTCGCCGGCCTCATCACCGACTTCCGAGCCGCCGGCCTGAAGACCGCCTCCGTGCCGGTGGTCGAATTCGGCCGCGTCGCGCTCGGCGACGCGATCGGCGAACGGCTCGGCGCGCGCCTCGTTGTCGTCATCGTCGGCGAGCGGCCGGGCCTGACCTCGGCCGACGCGATCGGCGCCTATGTGACGTTCCGCCCGCGTGTCGGCCTGACCGATGCCGACCGCAACTGCGTCTCGAACATCCGCCCCGCCGGCATGCCGCTCGACGAGGCCCGCCGCCGCATCGGCTGGCTCGCGCGCGAGGCGCTGCGTCTGGAGCTGACCGGCACCGGCCTCAAGGACCGCAGCGACGAGGCGCTGCTCGCCGCCGGCGCGCCGCCGACGGCCATCGCCTAG
- a CDS encoding ethanolamine ammonia-lyase subunit EutB codes for MFRTDLGGTRYVFPDLKTLLAKATPKRSGDELAGIAAASRAERVAAQIALADVPLRRFLDEAVVPYETDEVTRLIVDSHDPEAFRPIAHLTVGGFRDWLLSDAADAEALAALAPGLTPEMVAAVSKICRNQDLILIAAKRRVVTRFRTTVGLPGRLSARLQPNHPTDDPAGILASIVDGLLLGSGDAVIGINPAGDSPERCRELLMMIDDIRRALDVPTQSCVLTHITTTIGLIETGAPVDLPFQSIAGTEAANRSFGIDLAILKEGNDAARSLKRGTVGDEVMYFETGQGSALSANAHHGVDQQTVEARAYAVARAFSPFLVNTVVGFIGPEYLYDGKQILRAGLEDHVCAKLLGVPMGCDVCYTNHAEADQDDMDVLLLSLAAAGVNFVMGLPGADDIMLGYQSTSFHDVMATRSMLGLKPAPEFEAWLLKVGLMDEAGRIAPSTALPDAFRRLLPAPSERAA; via the coding sequence ATGTTCAGGACCGATCTCGGCGGCACCCGCTACGTCTTTCCCGACCTGAAGACCCTGCTCGCCAAGGCGACGCCGAAGCGCTCGGGCGACGAGCTCGCCGGCATCGCGGCCGCGAGCCGGGCCGAACGGGTCGCGGCCCAGATCGCGCTCGCCGACGTGCCGCTCAGGCGCTTTCTCGACGAGGCGGTCGTGCCCTACGAGACCGACGAGGTCACGCGCCTGATCGTCGACAGCCACGACCCTGAGGCGTTCCGCCCGATCGCGCATCTGACCGTCGGCGGCTTCCGGGACTGGCTCTTGTCCGATGCCGCCGATGCCGAGGCGCTCGCGGCCCTCGCCCCCGGCCTGACGCCGGAAATGGTCGCGGCGGTCTCCAAGATCTGCCGCAACCAGGATCTGATCCTGATCGCCGCCAAGCGCCGGGTGGTGACGCGCTTCCGCACCACCGTCGGCCTGCCCGGCCGGCTCTCGGCCCGCCTGCAGCCGAACCACCCGACCGACGATCCCGCCGGCATCCTCGCCAGCATCGTCGACGGCCTGCTGCTCGGCTCCGGCGATGCCGTCATCGGCATCAATCCGGCCGGCGACAGCCCCGAGCGCTGCCGCGAACTGCTGATGATGATCGACGACATCCGCCGCGCGCTCGACGTGCCGACGCAGAGCTGCGTGCTGACCCACATCACCACGACCATCGGCCTGATCGAGACCGGCGCGCCGGTCGATCTACCGTTCCAGTCGATTGCCGGCACCGAAGCCGCCAATCGCTCCTTCGGCATCGATCTGGCGATCCTGAAGGAGGGCAACGACGCGGCGCGGTCGCTGAAGCGCGGCACGGTCGGCGATGAAGTCATGTATTTCGAGACCGGTCAGGGCAGCGCGCTGTCGGCCAACGCCCATCACGGCGTCGACCAGCAGACGGTCGAGGCGCGGGCCTACGCAGTGGCGCGCGCCTTCTCGCCGTTCCTGGTCAACACGGTGGTCGGTTTCATCGGCCCGGAATATTTGTACGACGGCAAACAGATCCTGCGCGCCGGCCTCGAGGATCATGTCTGCGCCAAGCTGCTCGGCGTGCCGATGGGCTGCGACGTCTGCTATACCAACCACGCCGAGGCCGATCAGGACGACATGGACGTGCTGCTCTTGTCGCTCGCGGCGGCGGGGGTCAATTTCGTCATGGGCCTGCCCGGCGCCGACGACATCATGCTCGGCTATCAGTCGACCTCGTTCCATGACGTCATGGCGACGCGCAGCATGCTCGGCCTGAAGCCCGCGCCGGAATTCGAGGCCTGGCTCCTGAAGGTCGGCCTGATGGACGAGGCCGGCCGCATCGCGCCCTCGACCGCGCTGCCGGATGCCTTCCGCCGCCTGCTGCCGGCGCCCTCGGAGCGCGCGGCATGA